A stretch of DNA from Halobacillus litoralis:
CATGATGAACGCTCGAGCGATGGAAACCCTTTGTTTTTGTCCACCAGAGAGCGTAACTCCACTTTCTCCGACTTTAGTGTCCAGCCCTTTAGGCAGTTGTTGAATATCATCTGCAAAATGAGCAAGCTCCAATACACGGCTAATTTCATGGTCGGAAGCATCCAGTTTACCAAATTGGATATTCTCTCTGATCGTCTTTGAGAACAGCACTTGATCTTGTGGTACATAACCAATCCAGGCTCTTGTCTGATCAAGACTAAGGTGCCCTAGAGGAACACCATTGACCTCAAGACGTCCCGTAGTCCCAGAATATTCTCGAAGGAGCTGACGGAACAACGTCGTCTTCCCTGCTCCTGTTTTTCCAACAATTCCAACGGTCTCCCCTTGCTTCACTGTTAAATCAATGTCATCAAGACTTTTCTTATCTGCCCCTGGATAAGAGAAGGACAACCCTTTAAACGCAATCTGCTTCGGCTCTTCTATGAAAGCAGGTGATTGAGGATCCTGTACGTCGGGTTCGTAATCAAGCGTCGACTGTACGCGATCCAGGGACGCATTTCCACGTTGTAAAACATTAATCAGTTCTCCAACAGCAAACATCGGCCAAATCAACATCCCTAAATAAACATTAAAAGAAACCATTTCTCCTAAAGTGATTTGGTTTTGAAACACGAGATTCGCTCCGTACCCTAATCCGATAGTATAAGAAAGCCCAACCAATATTTTTATCGTCGGTTCAAATAGAGCATCAATCTTCGCTACTTCTATGTTTTTGTCGTAAACTTTCGTGGTCATCCTGTTGAATGATTGCTCATCATTCTTTTCCTGCACAAAAGCTCGAATGACTCGAACTCCTCGAATGGACTCTAGGACTTGATTGTTCATTTCCCCGAAAGATTCCTGCGCTTCGGTAAAACGCTTATGAATCACTTTACCGTACCGCTTCATGACAAGAGCCATTATCGGTAAAGGAATCAGTGCCGCAAAGGTCAATGGCCAGCTTATCGTAAAACCCATAACAGCAATAATCATCATCATAAATACGGTCGAATCCACCAATGTCAGGATCCCGAAACCCGCTGTCATCGTCAGAGCCTTCAGGTCATTCGTTGCTCTCGCCATAAGGTCCCCTGTACGGTTCTTTCCGAAAAAAGTAGGTGTCATTCGCAAAAAGTGGTTCATCAAACGGGATCTCATCGTCTTCTCCATCATCATCGCACCACTGAACAGCGTATAATCCCATAAGTAGGAAATGGTATAACTCGCGATGATAATGCCCCCGTAAATGAGTAACAATTCCAATAGACGTTCTCTCGTAAAGGAATTGAATTGTATTTCGTCAATCGCGATCCCCACTAGTTTCGGAGGGATCAGATCAATCATACTTACAACGATTAAAGCTATAATCGCTAATGTGTAACGCTTCCAATAAATCTTAAAAAACCAATCAAGCTTGAACAATACACTAAACATCATTTACCACCCTCTCTTCAAAAACAGTCGCTAACCGCTCTCTTTCCAATCTTCGTTCCATTCTTTCTTCTCCATGTAGTGAACCATTTTGATTCCTCCTCTAAAAAAATCATTGATTTATATAAAAATCGGTTGTGTAACCGATTTCTATCCAAACAAAAAAAGACATACGTCCTTTGACGTATGCTTTCACACATAAAAAAAGGCACGTATCTACGTGACCTTGTTCCTTCTATACGGTTTTCATAAAAGTCATATAAACAAAAGGCTCTCAGTCACGATCGATATGAAGTTGTCTTTATATTGAAGACGTTGCTTTTTCATCATCGTGACCTCCTTTTTGTATCAATGATTATATATTATATAT
This window harbors:
- a CDS encoding ABC transporter ATP-binding protein; the protein is MFSVLFKLDWFFKIYWKRYTLAIIALIVVSMIDLIPPKLVGIAIDEIQFNSFTRERLLELLLIYGGIIIASYTISYLWDYTLFSGAMMMEKTMRSRLMNHFLRMTPTFFGKNRTGDLMARATNDLKALTMTAGFGILTLVDSTVFMMMIIAVMGFTISWPLTFAALIPLPIMALVMKRYGKVIHKRFTEAQESFGEMNNQVLESIRGVRVIRAFVQEKNDEQSFNRMTTKVYDKNIEVAKIDALFEPTIKILVGLSYTIGLGYGANLVFQNQITLGEMVSFNVYLGMLIWPMFAVGELINVLQRGNASLDRVQSTLDYEPDVQDPQSPAFIEEPKQIAFKGLSFSYPGADKKSLDDIDLTVKQGETVGIVGKTGAGKTTLFRQLLREYSGTTGRLEVNGVPLGHLSLDQTRAWIGYVPQDQVLFSKTIRENIQFGKLDASDHEISRVLELAHFADDIQQLPKGLDTKVGESGVTLSGGQKQRVSIARAFIMDPEILLLDDAMSAVDGKTEAEIIQHLRRERKGKTTFIAAHRLSAVTHADQILVLDDGAVIEKGTHDELLQNGGWYQQQYEHQQLENGEVGR